TCCGATAAGGGTATGGTGGGTACGCTGAGTGCTTTTCCGGCTCAGGGACCTGAAAGCATTATTAAGTATATTGATAAACATGAGAATATGCCGGCTATAGGTCAGGAGCTGGATTCTGCAGGTTATCATACTTCTTTCTATCACGGTGGTCAGAGTGAGTTTTATAATTTTAAATCTTATATGTATATGCATGGCATTGCTAAGATTGTAGATAATGCCAATTTTGATAATCATGTTGACCGTGCGTCCTGGGGAGCGTATGATCATGAGGTGTTCAAACGGATGCTGTCAGATTTTGATAAGGAAAAGAGACCTTTCTTTTCAACGATCTTTACACTGATCAATCATGAACCGTTTGAACTGAAGAATGGTTATAAGTTTGGCAATAAGACTAATGCAGATAAATTCAGAAGCACGGCATACTACACAGATTCGGTGATGTACGATTTTATTACCAAGGCTAAACAAAAAGAGTGGTACAAGAACACACTTTTTGTGGTGATCGCAGATCACGGACACCGTTTGCCGTCGGAGAAATGGGATTTGTCGCATCCTAACCGTTTTCATATCCCATTATTATTTTTTGGAGATGTTATAAAACCAGAATACAGAGGTAAAGTTTACTCCCGTATTGGTAATCAGACTGATCTTGTGGCGACTTTATTGCAGCAGATGGGGATATCTTCTCACCGCTATCACTGGAGCAGGGATTTATTTAATAAGACTACGCCGCAGATTGCGTTTTATAATTCTAAGGATGCCTTTGGGGTAATCGCTCCTGAGCAGGCCTTAAGTTTTGACAACATCGGTAAAATCATCAATTACAATCAAAACAGAGCTTATCCTGTTGCCAAAAATGATAGTTTATTAAATATAGCTAAAGCGTACTACCAAAAGGTATACGATGAATTTTTGAAGTATTAGGTATGAAAGTATTGACATTAAAGCATCCTGTGGCTCCTTTTATAGCTATAGCGTTTCGTTTTTTACTGCTTTTATTTATTTATGCATTATTGCGGATTGGTTTTTACTGGCTTAACATTGGTTTGTTCCCTAATGTAAGTGCTGGGGAACTTTTTATCATGATGAAAGGCGGTGTCAAGTTTGATGTTGCTGCTTTGCTTTATCTCAATATCCTTTATATTTTACTCTATATAATTCCTGTTCCTTTTAAATACAACAACACATATCAGCGGATAGCGAAGTGGATATTTGTCATTACAAACAGTATAGGTATAGCGCTTAACCTGATCGATTATGCCTATTATCCTTTTACATTAAAGAGGACTACAGGGACTGTAATTGATCAGTTTGCCAATGAAAGTAATCTGCTGAAACTTACCTTTGATTTTTTGCTGGGCTACTGGTATCTGGTTTTATTATTTGCCGGATTGGTTTATCTTTTGGCAAAGACATATGATCTTATCAAGGTTGTAAAGCCTAATGTGTTCAGTTGGAAAACAGCAGGTATTCATCTTATACTGATGTTGTTTTATGTCTTTCTGTTTATTGGAGGAGTACGTGGGGGCTGGGCGCATAGTACACGGCCTATTACCCTGAGTAATGCCGGCGATTATGTCAAAGTGCCGGAGGAGATGAATATTGTGCTGAATACGCCTTTTTCTATATTGAAAACACTTAAGGCCGTCAATCTGAAGCCTGTTCATTACTTTGAAGAGGAGGAACTGGAGAAGGTTTACCCAACTATTCATCAGCCCGTGGATACGGCTTCATTCCGTAAACTTAATGTGGTATTTCTGATTTTGGAGAGTTATGCAAAGGAACATATTGGTGCCTTGAATAAAGATATTCAGAATGGGCAGTACAAGGGATATACACCTTTCCTGGACTCTCTGATCGGACAGGCTTACACATTTGATCATTCTTATGCAAACGGGCGCAAATCTATAGATGCTTTACCTTCTGTGATTACAGGTATTCCTTCTGTAGGAGAGCCTTTCGTACTCTCTATCTACTCTGGTAATGAAACCACAAGTATTGCAAAATTGCTGGGTGACAAGGGGTATGAAACTGCATTTTTTCATGGTGCTCCTAATGGAAGTATGGGTTTTTCAGCCTATACCAGACTGGCAGGAATCAAAAATTATTTCGGTAAGAACGAATATAATAATGATTCTGATTTTGACGGTATATGGGGGATTTGGGATGAGCCGTTCATGCAGTTTATGGCTAATAAGATCAATACATTCAAACAGCCTTTTTTTGCCAGTTTCTTTTCTTTGTCCTCCCATCATCCTTTTAAGGTGCCGGAGAAATATAAAGGTGTTTTTCCGAAAGGACCGTTAGAAGTACAGGAGCCTGTAGGATATACAGATCATGCCTTGAAAGAGTTTTTTGCTACAGCTTCAAAGATGCCGTGGTATAAAAATACGGTATTTGTAATCTGTGCGGATCATGCTACCGTAAGCTATCTTCCGGAATACAAAACACTGCCCAATGCATATGCGATTCCGATTATATTCTATTATCCCGGAGGAGATCTCAAAGGCAGGTCTTCAAAGTTGATTCAGCAAACGGATATTATGCCAACAGTACTCAGTTACCTTCATTATGATAAACCTTATTTTTCATTTGGTTTTAACGGGTTTGATGAACAACAGCATGACAACTTTGTTGTAAATAATAACTCGGGATCTTTTAATTTCTATTACAAGGATTATTTTATGACCTATGATGGCAAAGGCCCGCTTACATTATTTAATCTGAAAGAGGACCGGTTTATGAAAACTGATTTGCTGAAGCAACATCCTGCTGTTCTGGATACGATGGAAACCAAAATGAAAGCCTTTATTCAGCAGTACAACAATCGTATGATCGGGAATAAGCTGACATATAAAAAGTAGTAGGATCGGCATTATTAATCCTTATTACAGTATTGCTCTGTTTAAAAGATAACGTAGAGTAAACATTTGCTGATTTTCTATATGCCCGGGCGTAAAATGTAAAGCCAGTTTGAGTGTTCCCTGAATATTGGTGGAATGAAAAGGAGTCCAGCCAACATCAAGCCGGTCATATGTACTGTATCTGTAATGACTGTCCGCATAAGGTGTATTTTGACTGTCTCCTTTATAGAAGGTGTTCTCTAATGAAAATCTCTTGTACGCCATGTAAATAGTGGATGTAAAGCCTTTCTGAAATCTGAATTCATATTTGGATCTTACCCGGTCTATTCCGACAAGTATTCCGGCATCTATAGTAAGGGAGTCCAGCGGGGTGTGATTACTCAGATCGCTTCCCAGTTTAAATATACCTACCCCATTATCCTGAATATGCTCTTCTATATTGCCGTTTGCAGAAAGAGCATTATGCCATAGAATGAGATCATCCGAAAAATAAAAATCACTAACTCTTACCTTTCCGTTCATTCCGACCAGAAAACGTTCCCTGTATTTATCAGATTGTTTGCTGGTCCAGTCTATAAATAGTCTTTGCTGAAAATGATCGTTTCTGTATGCGAGCATCATCCCTTCAATATTGGGTCTGAAGTAGATAAGAGTGTCATTGAGAATAGCACGTGGTGTATTCTTCATCAGATCATAACGTGGAATATGTCCTATGGAGAAATCAAAATTTTCATTTCTGTAATTGTAATAAATGATGGGTCTTACCATAGGGTTGTTATGCTCTTTCTCTCCGAATTCCTGAGCGACATGTACTCCTCCATGTACGGTATGGTTGTCTCCCAGCCTGAAGTAAAGTTCAGGAGATATACGGGTTCCGAATATGGTTTTAGGCTCGGTGTACGGGATTTTAAATTCTCTGTTGTCAGCGTAGCCGAGAAAGTCTATCTGAAAACCGAGATCCTGGCCATAAGAATTTAAATAAAACAGTAATATAGGGAGTAACGTGATGAATCTTCTAACCATTAGTACAGAGATTTGGGCAAATAAGATACGAGGAAACAGAAACAGGCTATAGTGTTAGTATAGCCTGTTTGTTGTATTGTTTTTGAAATATAACTAAAAGAACTATACTTCTAATAGTAATCTTGCTGGGTCTTCCAGTAATTGTTTTACACGTACCAGGAAGCTAACAGACTCACGTCCGTCAATAATACGGTGATCATACGATAATGCAATATACATCATCGGACGGATCACAACCTGACCGTTTTCCGCAACAGGGCGTTGGATGATATTGTGCATTCCCAGAATTGCAGACTGAGGAGCATTGATGATAGGAGTAGACATCATAGATCCGAATACACCACCATTTGTAATGGTAAATGTACCACCTGTCATTTCTTCAATAGTCAACTTGTTGTCGCGGGCTTTACCTGCTAGTTCTCCGATTTTTTTCTCGATTTCATGTAGTGAAAGAGATTCCGCATTACGGATGATCGGTACTACTAATCCTTTTGGTGCGGATACAGCTATAGAGATATCTGCAAAGTCAGAGTATACCAATTCGTTTTCTTCAATACGGGCATTGACTGCTGGCCACTCTTTTAGCGCTGTTGTAACTG
The Sphingobacterium spiritivorum genome window above contains:
- a CDS encoding LTA synthase family protein, which translates into the protein MKVLTLKHPVAPFIAIAFRFLLLLFIYALLRIGFYWLNIGLFPNVSAGELFIMMKGGVKFDVAALLYLNILYILLYIIPVPFKYNNTYQRIAKWIFVITNSIGIALNLIDYAYYPFTLKRTTGTVIDQFANESNLLKLTFDFLLGYWYLVLLFAGLVYLLAKTYDLIKVVKPNVFSWKTAGIHLILMLFYVFLFIGGVRGGWAHSTRPITLSNAGDYVKVPEEMNIVLNTPFSILKTLKAVNLKPVHYFEEEELEKVYPTIHQPVDTASFRKLNVVFLILESYAKEHIGALNKDIQNGQYKGYTPFLDSLIGQAYTFDHSYANGRKSIDALPSVITGIPSVGEPFVLSIYSGNETTSIAKLLGDKGYETAFFHGAPNGSMGFSAYTRLAGIKNYFGKNEYNNDSDFDGIWGIWDEPFMQFMANKINTFKQPFFASFFSLSSHHPFKVPEKYKGVFPKGPLEVQEPVGYTDHALKEFFATASKMPWYKNTVFVICADHATVSYLPEYKTLPNAYAIPIIFYYPGGDLKGRSSKLIQQTDIMPTVLSYLHYDKPYFSFGFNGFDEQQHDNFVVNNNSGSFNFYYKDYFMTYDGKGPLTLFNLKEDRFMKTDLLKQHPAVLDTMETKMKAFIQQYNNRMIGNKLTYKK